The following coding sequences lie in one Agarivorans sp. Alg241-V36 genomic window:
- a CDS encoding DUF3108 domain-containing protein produces the protein MSLSKAIALSALLVSTASLAEVLPFEAEYRADFKGIPIAKGYRQLIDLGNDTFQIKSIGTALAGGLKYDDTSRFTYHQQDVKTLGFVLKQSSLFSTTNVTGHPDRKGGLIVDVDGERHHFEAPDNVHQLMDAAGFSVQLQNDLKKGLTDLDYHYNVIDEVDNYRFTVVAEETVETILGTFEALKVEQKKREGRSTWLWLAPELDYHLVKAEIIRNGKSWATLEATRIDIVEPEKPMLVKQTATNEAELSN, from the coding sequence ATGTCGTTATCAAAAGCTATAGCACTTTCGGCTTTGCTAGTCAGTACCGCTAGCCTTGCAGAGGTTCTGCCCTTTGAGGCGGAATACCGGGCTGATTTCAAAGGCATACCCATTGCTAAAGGTTACCGCCAGCTAATTGATTTGGGTAATGATACCTTTCAGATTAAAAGCATCGGCACGGCCTTAGCGGGCGGCTTAAAGTACGATGATACTTCCCGTTTCACCTATCACCAGCAAGATGTAAAAACCTTAGGCTTTGTGCTTAAACAAAGTAGCCTTTTCTCCACCACTAACGTGACAGGACATCCTGATCGCAAAGGTGGCCTAATTGTCGACGTAGATGGCGAGAGACACCATTTTGAAGCGCCAGACAACGTGCACCAGTTAATGGATGCGGCAGGCTTCTCGGTACAATTACAAAACGACTTGAAGAAAGGCCTAACGGATTTAGACTACCACTACAATGTGATTGATGAAGTGGACAATTACCGCTTCACCGTGGTCGCAGAAGAAACCGTAGAAACCATACTAGGTACCTTTGAAGCGTTAAAAGTGGAGCAGAAAAAACGCGAAGGCCGCAGCACTTGGCTGTGGTTAGCACCTGAACTAGATTATCACCTAGTAAAAGCAGAAATTATCCGCAATGGTAAAAGCTGGGCCACTTTAGAAGCGACTCGAATAGACATTGTTGAGCCAGAAAAGCCAATGCTTGTTAAACAAACAGCGACAAACGAGGCTGAACTAAGCAACTAA
- the oppB gene encoding oligopeptide ABC transporter permease OppB has protein sequence MIKFILKRMLEAIPTLLVLITITFFMMRFAPGSPFSGERSLPPEVLANIEAKYGLDKPVLEQYFSYLGNLAQGDLGPSFKYKDYTVNELVAQALPVSAKIGSIAFIFTVLMGVSVGTLAALKQNTWMDFSIMSTAMAGVVMPSFVLAPTLVYIFAIKLQWLPAGGWNGGQWQYIILPMLGMSLLYVASFARIMRGSMIEVLSSNFIRTAKAKGLPYRHIIVRHALRPALLPVVSFMGPAFVGIITGSVVIETIFGLPGFGKLFVNGALNRDYSLVLGLTILIGTFTIVFNAIVDILYAFIDPKIRY, from the coding sequence ATGATTAAGTTCATCTTAAAACGAATGCTAGAAGCAATACCGACACTGTTGGTATTGATTACTATCACCTTCTTTATGATGCGTTTTGCCCCGGGAAGTCCCTTCTCTGGTGAGCGCTCACTCCCGCCTGAAGTATTAGCCAACATTGAGGCTAAATACGGTTTAGACAAACCGGTACTGGAGCAATACTTCTCCTACTTAGGCAACTTGGCACAGGGCGATCTTGGGCCATCATTTAAATACAAAGACTACACCGTGAACGAATTGGTGGCGCAAGCCTTGCCGGTGTCAGCAAAAATTGGCTCTATCGCCTTCATTTTTACCGTGTTGATGGGGGTGTCGGTTGGCACGCTAGCAGCGCTTAAGCAAAATACTTGGATGGACTTTAGCATTATGTCCACGGCCATGGCCGGGGTGGTGATGCCTTCCTTTGTATTAGCGCCCACCTTGGTTTACATCTTCGCGATCAAGTTGCAATGGTTGCCTGCAGGTGGCTGGAACGGAGGGCAGTGGCAATACATCATTCTACCGATGTTGGGTATGTCCTTGCTCTATGTGGCTTCGTTTGCGCGGATTATGCGCGGTAGCATGATTGAAGTATTAAGCTCCAATTTCATCCGCACCGCCAAAGCCAAAGGTTTGCCATATCGCCACATTATTGTTCGCCATGCACTGCGCCCAGCCTTGCTGCCGGTCGTGTCTTTCATGGGGCCGGCCTTTGTAGGCATTATTACCGGCTCGGTGGTGATTGAGACCATTTTTGGCTTACCAGGCTTTGGTAAGTTGTTTGTGAATGGCGCACTGAACCGTGACTATTCCCTAGTATTAGGACTGACCATTTTGATTGGTACTTTTACTATCGTTTTCAACGCGATTGTAGACATCTTGTATGCCTTCATCGACCCTAAAATACGCTATTAG
- the adhE gene encoding bifunctional acetaldehyde-CoA/alcohol dehydrogenase, which yields MPVGNIDELNAMVARVKAAQAEFASYDQEQVDKIFRAASLAASTARIELARMAAEESGMGIMEDKVIKNHFASEFIYNKYKDELTCGVIERNDEGGTITIAEPVGIVCAIVPTTNPTSTAIFKALISLKTRNGCIFSPHPRAKNSTNFAAQLVLDAAIKAGAPKDIIGWIDTPSVELSNALMKHDDISLILATGGPGMVKAAYSSGKPAIGVGAGNTPVVIDETADVKRAVSSILMSKTFDNGVICASEQAAIIVESKYDEVMARFAKYGAAVLSKADADKVRKVLLINGALNAKIVGQPAYKIAELAGVTVPVSTKILIGEGLEASYDDEFAHEKLSPTLGVFKAKDFEDAVRQAGIVLDIGGVGHTSVLYTDQDANADRIAYFGDKMKTARILVNTPSSHGGIGDLYNFELAPSLTLGCGSWGGNAISENVGPKHLINKKIVAKRAENMLWHKLPKSIYFRRGSLPIAMDDLDGKKRAMVVTDNFLFNNGYIDDLRAILKDKGMEVEVFHDVEADPTLSIVEKGAQACHNYQPDVILAVGGGSPMDAAKIMWVMYEHPETDFEDLSMRFMDIRKRIYKFPKMGSKAELVCITTTSGTGSEVTPFAVVTDDKTGQKYPLADYELTPNMAVVDANLVMDMPKSLCAFGGYDAVTHAMEAYVSVLANEYSDGQALQALKMLKEYLPSSYQNGKADPVAREKVHNAATIAGIAFANSFLGVCHSMAHKLGAEFHVPHGLANALLLTNTIRFNATNTPTKQTAFSQYDRPKARARYAEVAEHLGFREGNTETKLNALLTWLDELKVELNIPLSIKDAGVNEADFLAKVDELAVDAFDDQCTGANPRYPLIAELKQVLIDSYYGRPYTEAADSADAESQKAKKPAAKKATKAKA from the coding sequence ATGCCTGTAGGTAATATTGATGAGTTAAACGCAATGGTTGCTCGAGTAAAGGCAGCGCAAGCTGAATTTGCATCTTACGACCAAGAACAAGTGGACAAAATTTTCCGCGCTGCGTCACTCGCTGCTTCTACAGCACGTATTGAACTAGCTCGTATGGCGGCTGAAGAGTCTGGCATGGGCATAATGGAAGATAAAGTGATCAAAAACCACTTCGCTTCTGAGTTCATTTACAACAAATATAAAGACGAACTTACTTGTGGCGTTATCGAACGCAACGACGAAGGCGGTACTATTACTATCGCTGAGCCAGTCGGTATTGTTTGTGCAATCGTACCAACCACTAACCCAACTTCTACCGCTATCTTTAAAGCGCTAATCAGCCTTAAAACGCGTAACGGTTGTATTTTCTCTCCGCACCCACGTGCTAAAAACTCAACCAACTTTGCTGCACAACTAGTATTAGACGCTGCAATTAAAGCTGGTGCACCTAAAGACATCATTGGTTGGATTGATACTCCTTCTGTTGAATTGTCTAACGCATTAATGAAGCACGACGACATTTCTCTTATCCTTGCAACTGGTGGTCCAGGCATGGTTAAAGCTGCTTACTCTTCTGGTAAGCCTGCAATTGGTGTTGGTGCTGGTAACACGCCGGTAGTTATCGACGAAACAGCTGACGTTAAACGTGCTGTATCTTCTATCTTAATGTCTAAGACTTTTGATAACGGCGTAATTTGTGCTTCTGAGCAAGCAGCTATTATCGTTGAATCTAAGTACGACGAAGTAATGGCACGTTTCGCTAAATACGGCGCAGCAGTACTAAGCAAAGCAGACGCTGATAAGGTACGTAAAGTACTACTTATCAATGGCGCGCTTAACGCTAAAATTGTTGGCCAACCAGCATACAAAATTGCTGAGCTAGCTGGCGTAACTGTTCCAGTATCAACTAAAATTCTAATCGGTGAAGGCTTAGAAGCGTCTTACGATGATGAATTCGCTCACGAGAAACTATCTCCTACGCTAGGTGTGTTCAAAGCGAAAGACTTTGAAGATGCTGTTCGCCAAGCTGGTATCGTGTTAGACATCGGTGGTGTTGGTCACACGTCTGTACTTTACACAGACCAAGACGCTAACGCTGACCGTATAGCTTACTTTGGCGACAAAATGAAGACTGCACGTATTCTTGTGAATACCCCTTCTTCACACGGTGGTATTGGTGACCTTTACAACTTCGAACTAGCACCTTCATTAACGCTAGGTTGTGGTTCTTGGGGTGGTAACGCGATTTCTGAAAACGTGGGTCCAAAACACCTTATCAATAAGAAAATTGTTGCGAAGCGAGCTGAGAACATGTTGTGGCATAAACTACCTAAGTCAATCTACTTCCGTCGTGGTTCATTACCAATCGCAATGGACGACCTAGACGGCAAGAAACGTGCAATGGTTGTTACAGATAACTTCTTGTTCAACAACGGTTACATCGACGACCTACGTGCCATCCTTAAAGACAAAGGCATGGAAGTGGAAGTATTCCACGATGTAGAAGCTGATCCTACTCTGTCTATTGTTGAGAAAGGCGCACAAGCTTGTCACAACTACCAGCCAGACGTAATTCTTGCTGTTGGTGGTGGTTCACCAATGGATGCTGCGAAAATCATGTGGGTAATGTACGAGCACCCAGAAACTGATTTCGAAGACCTATCAATGCGCTTTATGGACATTCGTAAACGTATTTACAAGTTCCCTAAAATGGGTTCAAAAGCTGAGTTAGTATGTATTACTACTACTTCAGGTACTGGTTCAGAAGTAACGCCGTTTGCGGTTGTAACTGACGACAAAACTGGTCAAAAATACCCATTAGCTGATTACGAACTAACGCCTAACATGGCTGTTGTTGATGCTAACCTAGTAATGGATATGCCTAAGTCACTATGTGCCTTTGGTGGTTACGATGCGGTTACTCACGCTATGGAAGCTTACGTTTCTGTACTAGCGAACGAATACTCAGACGGTCAAGCTCTGCAAGCGCTTAAGATGCTTAAAGAATACTTACCAAGCTCTTACCAAAACGGTAAAGCTGACCCTGTAGCTCGTGAGAAAGTACACAATGCTGCTACTATCGCTGGTATCGCGTTTGCTAACTCTTTCTTAGGTGTGTGTCACTCAATGGCTCACAAACTAGGTGCAGAGTTCCACGTACCACACGGTTTAGCTAACGCATTGTTGCTAACTAACACAATTCGTTTCAACGCGACTAACACGCCAACTAAACAAACTGCGTTCTCACAGTACGACCGTCCTAAGGCACGTGCTCGTTACGCAGAAGTTGCTGAGCACTTAGGCTTCCGTGAAGGTAACACTGAAACTAAGCTTAATGCCCTACTAACTTGGTTAGACGAATTGAAAGTTGAATTGAACATTCCTCTATCTATTAAAGATGCAGGCGTGAACGAAGCTGACTTCCTAGCTAAAGTTGATGAGCTAGCAGTAGACGCGTTTGATGACCAATGTACTGGTGCAAACCCACGTTACCCACTAATTGCTGAATTGAAACAAGTTCTAATTGATTCTTACTACGGTCGTCCATACACCGAAGCAGCAGATAGTGCAGACGCTGAGTCTCAAAAAGCTAAAAAACCAGCTGCTAAAAAAGCGACTAAAGCAAAAGCTTAA
- a CDS encoding ABC transporter substrate-binding protein: MKTAKTLAASLVSAAILSSFTTASFAADVPAGVKLAPVQELVRGNGTEPASLDPHKTEGVPESNVIRELLEGLVNQDGDGNLVPGVAESWETEDNLTFVFHLRKDAKWSNGDALTAHDFEYSFKRAVDPKTAAPYSWYLEMTTMVNAAAIINGEKDASELAVKALDDYTLEIKLEQALPYFVAMTSHTTLKPVHRATVEKFGDKWTLPANFVGNGAYKVAEWVVNEKIVMERNENYWDNDSTVINKVTYLPIENQVTDMNRFLAGEIDMTYEMANEHFKRMQKEQPDSLKVTPYLCSYYYGFNNKKAPFDDVRVRKALSYAIDRDAVAKFIVGKGELPAYNFAHQKVAGLQVDTPDYATWSQKERNAKAAELLAEVGYGKDKPLEFTLLYNTSENHKKIAIAVASMWKKTLGVKVNLENQEWKTFLDNRRNGNYDVTRAGWCGDYNEASTFLSLMQSNNGNNDQFYNSPAYDGFMNAAMTAVDDAVRGDNYRQAEAQLAQDMPLAPIYHYVNARLVKPTVGGYPMNNAEDKIYTKDLYIIAK; encoded by the coding sequence ATGAAAACTGCTAAAACCCTCGCGGCTAGCCTAGTTAGCGCCGCAATCCTAAGTTCTTTCACCACTGCCTCTTTTGCTGCTGATGTTCCAGCTGGCGTTAAACTTGCCCCGGTACAGGAATTAGTACGTGGTAACGGCACCGAGCCTGCTTCTTTAGACCCTCACAAAACCGAAGGCGTGCCAGAATCAAACGTGATTCGAGAGCTTCTAGAAGGTTTAGTAAACCAAGATGGCGACGGCAATTTGGTCCCTGGTGTGGCTGAGTCTTGGGAAACTGAAGACAATTTAACCTTCGTATTTCACCTTCGTAAAGACGCTAAGTGGTCAAATGGCGATGCCTTAACAGCCCACGATTTTGAATATAGTTTCAAACGTGCAGTTGATCCTAAAACTGCAGCGCCTTATTCATGGTACCTAGAAATGACCACCATGGTGAACGCGGCAGCCATTATTAACGGCGAGAAAGACGCTTCTGAATTAGCGGTTAAAGCGCTTGATGACTACACCCTAGAAATTAAACTAGAGCAGGCGCTACCTTACTTTGTAGCGATGACCTCACATACCACCTTAAAACCAGTACACCGTGCTACCGTTGAAAAATTTGGCGATAAGTGGACTTTACCAGCCAACTTTGTTGGTAACGGCGCTTACAAAGTAGCTGAATGGGTAGTGAACGAAAAAATCGTTATGGAGCGTAACGAGAACTACTGGGATAACGACAGCACTGTTATCAACAAAGTGACTTACTTACCGATTGAAAACCAAGTTACCGATATGAACCGCTTCCTAGCGGGTGAGATCGACATGACTTACGAAATGGCCAATGAGCACTTTAAGCGCATGCAAAAAGAGCAGCCAGATTCGTTAAAAGTAACGCCTTACTTATGTTCTTACTACTACGGCTTTAATAACAAAAAAGCACCATTTGATGATGTTCGCGTGCGTAAAGCCTTGTCTTACGCCATTGACCGTGACGCAGTAGCTAAGTTTATTGTGGGTAAGGGTGAGCTACCTGCTTACAACTTCGCACACCAAAAAGTGGCCGGCCTACAAGTAGATACGCCAGATTACGCAACTTGGTCGCAAAAAGAACGTAATGCTAAAGCTGCTGAGCTGCTAGCCGAAGTGGGTTACGGTAAAGACAAGCCTCTAGAATTTACCTTGTTATACAACACCAGCGAAAACCACAAGAAAATTGCCATTGCGGTAGCCTCTATGTGGAAGAAAACCCTGGGTGTTAAAGTAAACCTAGAAAACCAAGAATGGAAAACCTTCCTAGATAACCGCCGTAACGGTAACTACGATGTAACCCGTGCCGGCTGGTGTGGCGATTACAACGAAGCCTCAACTTTCCTATCGTTAATGCAAAGCAACAATGGTAACAACGACCAGTTCTACAACAGCCCAGCTTATGATGGCTTTATGAATGCTGCTATGACAGCGGTTGATGATGCTGTTCGTGGTGATAACTACCGCCAAGCAGAGGCACAACTTGCTCAAGATATGCCGCTTGCTCCTATCTACCACTACGTAAATGCGCGTTTGGTTAAGCCAACTGTTGGTGGCTACCCAATGAATAACGCTGAAGATAAAATTTACACTAAAGATCTATACATCATCGCCAAATAG